A section of the Streptomyces sp. V3I8 genome encodes:
- a CDS encoding exo-alpha-sialidase encodes MPSSLRAHPRIPGPAGRHRPGRTAVTAALTAVLTTTALLALPGTGHARPASPSASAPASDGSAGAAAFEQQVLFKASQDPGYACFRIPAVVRTTKGTLLAFAEGRVNDCSDAGDIDLVLKRSADGGRTWGPLQVINEGAGDTHGNPAPVVDRGTGRIVLAETYNTGRTDGGNCAVPCDRTPHLQHSDDDGRTWSAPRDLSDEILPAHWNSWYATGPVHGIQLTRGRHAGRLVLGVNTETWDGSRVGANHAALVVSDDGGDHWRIGATDSYPTAADGTFRQKPSEVTVTERADGTVLVSGREQDGTDLGHRSQAFSTDGGESFAAPFRALPDLYTPQVQGSTLRLGDRLLLACPGDPDRRRTMMIRSSYDGGRTWDSVDRGTVVTTDWSGYSDLVGIGGDTIGLLYEGGAVDARDEIRFARFTEDRLAPRRGPDPTTADLAPGAPRAAVLGGAKRTDGVHGGALAFDGADDAVRLPYRAGLRLGAADFTASLWFRYTATTGEQPLLWMGGVGTTQPQVWLRGEPADDRLQGLITVRDGAGAPRSASVRTDGAYNDGRWHHLALRRGAGRLALFVDGTAAGTAADVPGSVSRNSPFGVHVGQKLDSRAHFTGAIDDVRVHDRALGDDELAAERAPAGPVTPDTVLWLPMDRVRASH; translated from the coding sequence TCCGCCTCCGCGCCCGCATCCGACGGGAGCGCCGGTGCCGCCGCCTTCGAGCAGCAGGTGCTCTTCAAGGCCTCCCAGGACCCCGGGTACGCCTGCTTCCGGATCCCGGCCGTCGTCCGGACGACGAAGGGCACGCTGCTGGCGTTCGCCGAGGGCCGGGTGAACGACTGCAGCGACGCCGGCGACATAGACCTCGTGCTCAAGCGCTCCGCCGACGGCGGCCGCACCTGGGGCCCGCTCCAGGTGATCAACGAGGGCGCCGGCGACACCCACGGCAACCCCGCCCCGGTCGTGGACCGCGGGACGGGCCGGATCGTGCTGGCCGAGACGTACAACACGGGCCGTACCGACGGCGGCAACTGCGCCGTCCCGTGCGACCGCACCCCGCACCTGCAGCACAGCGACGACGACGGCCGCACCTGGTCCGCGCCGCGCGACCTCAGCGACGAGATCCTGCCCGCGCACTGGAACTCCTGGTACGCGACCGGCCCGGTGCACGGCATCCAGCTGACCCGCGGCCGGCACGCGGGCCGGCTGGTCCTCGGCGTCAACACCGAGACCTGGGACGGCAGCCGCGTCGGTGCCAACCACGCGGCGCTCGTCGTCAGCGACGACGGCGGCGACCACTGGCGGATCGGGGCGACCGACTCGTACCCGACAGCGGCCGACGGCACGTTCCGGCAGAAGCCGTCCGAGGTGACCGTGACCGAGCGGGCCGACGGCACGGTCCTCGTCAGCGGGCGCGAGCAGGACGGCACCGACCTCGGCCACCGCAGCCAGGCGTTCAGCACCGACGGCGGCGAGAGCTTCGCCGCGCCGTTCCGCGCCCTGCCCGACCTCTACACGCCCCAGGTCCAGGGCTCCACGCTGCGCCTGGGCGACCGGCTGCTGCTCGCCTGCCCGGGTGACCCCGACCGCCGCCGCACGATGATGATCCGCTCCTCGTACGACGGCGGGCGCACCTGGGACAGCGTCGACCGCGGCACGGTGGTCACCACCGACTGGTCCGGCTACTCGGACCTGGTGGGCATCGGCGGCGACACGATCGGCCTGCTGTACGAGGGCGGCGCGGTGGACGCGCGCGACGAGATCCGCTTCGCGCGGTTCACCGAGGACCGGCTCGCGCCCCGCCGCGGCCCGGACCCGACCACCGCCGACCTCGCCCCCGGCGCGCCCCGCGCCGCGGTCCTCGGCGGGGCGAAGCGGACGGACGGCGTGCACGGCGGCGCCCTCGCCTTCGACGGCGCCGACGACGCCGTACGCCTGCCGTACCGCGCCGGGCTGCGGCTCGGGGCCGCGGACTTCACGGCGTCGCTGTGGTTCCGCTACACGGCGACGACGGGCGAGCAGCCGTTGCTGTGGATGGGCGGGGTCGGCACCACCCAGCCGCAGGTGTGGCTGCGCGGCGAGCCCGCGGACGACCGGCTGCAGGGCCTGATCACCGTCCGGGACGGCGCGGGCGCCCCGCGGTCCGCGTCCGTGCGCACGGACGGCGCGTACAACGACGGGCGGTGGCACCACCTGGCGCTGCGCCGGGGCGCGGGACGGCTGGCGCTGTTCGTCGACGGGACCGCGGCCGGCACGGCGGCCGACGTACCGGGGTCAGTGAGCCGGAACTCGCCGTTCGGGGTGCACGTCGGCCAGAAGCTCGACAGCCGCGCCCACTTCACCGGCGCCATCGACGACGTCCGGGTGCACGACCGGGCGCTGGGCGACGACGAACTGGCCGCGGAGCGGGCCCCGGCCGGGCCGGTGACACCGGACACCGTCCTGTGGCTGCCCATGGACCGGGTGCGCGCGAGCCACTAA